The Candidatus Nanoarchaeia archaeon genome contains a region encoding:
- a CDS encoding ABC transporter ATP-binding protein, which translates to MNKVIHLEDVWKTYSMGEVKVHALRGVSLDIRTGEFVAIMGPSGSGKSTMVNMVGCLDIPTRGRIYLEGKDISSLSESDLAAVRGKKIGFIFQQFNLIPALSALENVALPMIFQAVPRETRLSRAKELLTLVDLGDRMSHRPAELSGGQQQRVAIARSLANDPDVILADEPTGNLDTKTGDTVIEFLKQLNKKEKKTVVMVTHDPHLARIAQRITHIKDGQIVKHL; encoded by the coding sequence ATGAACAAAGTAATCCATCTCGAAGATGTCTGGAAAACCTATAGTATGGGGGAGGTCAAGGTACATGCCCTCAGAGGAGTTTCACTTGACATCAGGACAGGAGAATTTGTGGCTATCATGGGCCCTTCAGGATCAGGAAAGTCAACAATGGTCAATATGGTAGGCTGCCTGGACATCCCCACCCGGGGAAGGATTTATCTGGAGGGAAAGGATATCTCAAGCCTCTCTGAATCTGATCTTGCAGCCGTGAGGGGAAAGAAGATAGGCTTCATCTTCCAGCAGTTCAATCTCATCCCGGCGCTCTCAGCCCTTGAAAATGTGGCGCTCCCGATGATTTTCCAGGCTGTGCCTCGCGAAACCCGCCTGTCCAGGGCAAAAGAGCTGCTCACTCTTGTCGACTTGGGTGATCGCATGAGCCATAGGCCTGCTGAGCTTTCAGGCGGGCAGCAGCAGCGCGTTGCAATTGCCCGGTCTCTTGCGAACGACCCTGACGTGATCCTTGCAGATGAGCCTACAGGAAACTTAGACACCAAGACAGGCGATACTGTCATAGAGTTCCTTAAGCAGCTTAATAAGAAAGAGAAAAAGACAGTCGTGATGGTCACACATGACCCCCATCTCGCAAGGATAGCCCAGCGTATCACTCACATCAAAGACGGGCAGATTGTGAAACATTTATAA
- a CDS encoding methyltransferase translates to MKKHLHYYSRKQDSPLRQQMIRARLLGREFSFLTGSGVFSKDRIDAGTLVLIDHMIIKDGWDVLDLGCGYGAVGICIAKNFTKCEVVMSDINERAARLARRNMSLNDVQNAEARMGDSFENISADEKFDTILINPPRMAGREVCFRMIEESFQHLKKNGLLQAVAKHNIGGRELSKKMKEVFGNVKEAGKKSGYRVYVSEK, encoded by the coding sequence ATGAAAAAACATCTTCATTACTATTCCAGAAAGCAAGATTCGCCCTTGCGGCAGCAGATGATCCGGGCAAGGCTTCTTGGCAGGGAATTCTCTTTTTTAACAGGATCCGGGGTTTTCTCAAAAGACAGGATTGATGCCGGGACGTTGGTGTTGATTGACCATATGATCATTAAGGACGGCTGGGATGTCCTTGACTTAGGATGTGGGTATGGCGCTGTGGGGATTTGTATTGCGAAGAATTTTACGAAGTGTGAGGTTGTTATGTCTGACATCAATGAGCGGGCTGCCAGGCTTGCAAGGCGGAATATGTCGCTTAATGATGTCCAGAATGCTGAGGCAAGGATGGGGGATAGTTTTGAGAATATCAGTGCTGATGAGAAGTTTGACACTATCCTTATCAACCCTCCAAGGATGGCCGGGAGAGAGGTGTGCTTCAGGATGATAGAGGAGTCGTTTCAGCATTTGAAGAAAAACGGCTTGCTACAGGCGGTTGCGAAGCATAACATCGGAGGAAGGGAATTATCAAAGAAGATGAAAGAAGTCTTTGGGAATGTTAAAGAGGCCGGGAAAAAGTCAGGGTATCGGGTGTATGTGAGTGAGAAGTGA
- a CDS encoding site-2 protease family protein, translated as MVFLTIAEILDMAIMIAFVGFIFKDAFPRQRVDDPIAYYTNASRSDFWFAVMAVAPAIILHEFGHKLIAVAFGLQASFNAAYGWLILGTLLKLMNFGFIFFVPAYVSFGCAGFGCVILPWQNILIAFAGPLVNLLLWGVASVLLYQKGIKEQHRDILFLTKRINMFLFVFNMIPIPGFDGHKVLLGIFQLF; from the coding sequence ATGGTCTTTCTAACGATTGCAGAGATTCTGGACATGGCGATCATGATAGCCTTTGTAGGATTTATTTTCAAAGATGCGTTTCCACGGCAAAGGGTAGATGATCCTATTGCATATTACACCAATGCCAGCCGAAGCGATTTCTGGTTTGCTGTCATGGCTGTTGCTCCTGCCATCATCCTGCATGAGTTCGGGCATAAGCTGATTGCTGTTGCATTTGGCCTTCAGGCATCATTCAATGCAGCATACGGATGGCTTATCCTTGGAACGCTGCTGAAGCTGATGAACTTTGGATTTATCTTCTTTGTCCCTGCGTATGTCTCATTTGGCTGTGCTGGTTTTGGGTGTGTGATTCTGCCCTGGCAGAATATCCTTATTGCCTTTGCAGGGCCTTTGGTGAACCTGCTCCTCTGGGGAGTTGCCTCTGTCCTGCTTTATCAGAAAGGGATTAAGGAGCAGCATCGGGATATCCTGTTCCTGACGAAAAGGATCAATATGTTCTTGTTTGTCTTTAATATGATACCGATTCCGGGATTTGACGGGCACAAGGTCCTCCTGGGAATCTTCCAGCTGTTTTGA
- a CDS encoding ZIP family metal transporter, protein MPADAWIAGLISVGIVSLISLVGVVILWFRYDLVRKGIIYLVGFSAGTLLGGVFIHLLPEAVKEGFELTTSLYILLGLLFSFLIEKAVHWKHADKPHHTKPFATLILVGDGIHNFIDGLIIGGSYLASFPVGLATTLGVVFHEIPQEIGEFGVLIHAGLPKFKALLFNFLSALTAILGTLMALTFGGVGLQSFLVPFAAGNFIYIAGADLIPELNKEVGVEKSIWQFVSIVLGMIVMVLLLVVE, encoded by the coding sequence ATGCCAGCAGATGCATGGATTGCAGGGCTGATCAGTGTAGGCATTGTGAGCCTGATCTCACTTGTTGGAGTGGTTATCCTCTGGTTCCGCTATGATCTGGTCAGAAAAGGGATCATCTACCTGGTTGGCTTTTCTGCAGGAACGCTGTTAGGTGGCGTCTTTATCCACCTGCTGCCTGAAGCTGTAAAGGAGGGATTTGAGCTGACGACATCACTTTATATCCTTCTTGGGCTATTGTTTTCTTTCCTTATTGAGAAAGCTGTGCACTGGAAGCATGCTGACAAGCCCCATCATACAAAACCTTTTGCCACCCTTATCCTGGTAGGAGATGGTATCCATAATTTCATTGACGGCCTTATCATTGGAGGAAGCTATCTCGCAAGCTTTCCTGTCGGCTTGGCAACAACATTGGGCGTCGTGTTTCATGAGATCCCCCAGGAGATCGGAGAGTTCGGAGTGCTAATCCATGCGGGGCTGCCAAAGTTCAAGGCATTGCTGTTCAATTTCCTCTCTGCCCTGACTGCCATTCTCGGAACCTTGATGGCGTTGACGTTCGGGGGGGTTGGGTTACAGTCCTTTCTTGTGCCATTCGCGGCCGGTAATTTTATTTACATTGCTGGGGCTGACCTGATTCCGGAACTCAATAAGGAAGTTGGCGTTGAGAAATCAATCTGGCAGTTCGTTTCCATTGTTCTTGGGATGATTGTGATGGTATTGCTGCTGGTTGTGGAATAA